One window from the genome of Leptolyngbya ohadii IS1 encodes:
- a CDS encoding helix-turn-helix transcriptional regulator codes for MTSKSDVISSNPLSFALEILKLLAEKPHKKAELEIALGDRGFVAVDLDQKIERTIRKLRSCGFQIQGAPNCPYRLVESVFPVLLAEEQRESLVLAAHVLADMGFSTQASQLYRIGNIRSAVQSSTLKVDFHPPVDYSDEAIDQTVRLLQQRIQQKRRFVLWYCSSKGREAAWDLDKCELRLHNGVLYLFAVVPTMRSRRFDYLPNVDQNFMFRIDRILRIGAASQTPWTYSLFPTLTIRYRLFGDLSTYKPRRSQEKEQLRQDEAGFVEIITEEEYLFWFRQRILQYGASAKVIEPQWFADEIQDVLRRAFLNYENREG; via the coding sequence ATGACATCAAAAAGTGATGTTATTTCTTCTAATCCTCTGAGCTTTGCGCTAGAAATTCTGAAGCTCCTGGCTGAAAAGCCCCATAAAAAGGCAGAGTTAGAAATTGCGCTGGGCGATCGCGGTTTTGTCGCAGTGGATTTAGACCAGAAGATCGAGCGAACCATTAGAAAGTTACGGTCTTGCGGCTTTCAAATTCAGGGTGCTCCAAATTGCCCCTATCGGTTAGTCGAATCGGTCTTCCCGGTACTGCTGGCAGAGGAGCAACGGGAGTCTCTTGTCTTGGCAGCGCATGTTCTGGCTGACATGGGATTTTCTACCCAGGCGAGCCAGCTTTATCGAATTGGCAATATTCGCAGCGCAGTTCAATCCTCCACCCTAAAAGTTGATTTTCATCCTCCTGTGGATTACAGCGATGAGGCGATCGACCAGACGGTACGGCTCCTCCAACAGCGCATTCAGCAAAAACGTCGTTTCGTCCTTTGGTATTGCAGCAGCAAGGGGAGAGAAGCAGCTTGGGACTTAGACAAATGCGAGTTGAGACTACATAACGGTGTACTTTACCTTTTTGCGGTCGTCCCAACTATGAGGAGCCGTCGGTTTGACTACCTCCCCAACGTTGACCAAAATTTTATGTTTCGGATCGATCGGATTCTTCGCATTGGAGCCGCATCTCAAACGCCCTGGACTTACAGTCTGTTCCCGACACTAACGATTCGGTATCGCCTCTTTGGTGATTTAAGTACCTACAAACCTCGCCGCTCTCAGGAGAAGGAACAATTGCGACAGGATGAAGCAGGGTTCGTAGAGATCATTACTGAGGAAGAATACCTATTCTGGTTTCGCCAGCGAATCTTACAGTATGGAGCTAGTGCTAAAGTGATCGAGCCGCAGTGGTTTGCGGATGAAATACAGGATGTTCTGAGAAGGGCATTTTTGAACTATGAAAATCGAGAGGGCTAA
- the cas3 gene encoding type I-D CRISPR-associated helicase Cas3': MKILLKPLYSQLNSGLGHCPLGCTQQCRVRKQAPEFASSLDAECPLSSHQAQTYAEVMQGDAEIIFNTSSTGDGKSLAATLPILLNPSLRVISLYPTIELVADQERQIKGDSSKQLLGYCDRFNVAQQVRIDSLYGAELARRVAAAAKGNRFKELLKAIRQQSIILTNPDIFHLMAHFRYQDPAYSRAELPITLTRHLDLYIADEFHIFGVHQEAAILNCLLLIRYNRSKRRRMKFLFTSATPKPSFIQTLKAAGFKVSQVAGNYLSEPAPGFRQIAQPVELEFALLNPETDALAWITEQLEQIQATLSQEGRGRGLIILNSVALVSRVVRLLQTLLPENQVLVREISGRIDRQEREKIQAELANAPQSVLIIATSAVDVGVDFKIHLLIFEASDSATSIQRLGRLGRHAGFSCYKAFVLIPARTPWVIARLKDQLKDGQVISRIRSQFDELDFRTVIEEAFDPPKEFEQYRTCWGALQAQGMLINMSRSRSEAEIMQPLQELLKADLRQVYGEQLDKKRNHWFALSNDPTGTGKAVQRELLRFRGRSDLQAAVWDGSRFYHYDLLKLLPHVEVEVIDRDSFLNAAIQHNHADTEFDDRYIQLYLKVVRWVDQRFSISLECNRSSEKLHPCTLSLIDRISITGHPQVEVSHCIKKQKLLAFLVEVDRHHQSSHWNISNQLHLSPTFGLYRLIDGEGTAYACAFNQDALLLEALKWRIKRCEKSKAFIF; the protein is encoded by the coding sequence GTGAAAATTCTTCTCAAGCCACTGTATTCACAACTTAACTCCGGACTGGGGCATTGTCCGTTGGGCTGCACTCAGCAGTGCCGAGTTCGTAAGCAAGCTCCTGAGTTTGCCAGCAGCCTAGATGCGGAATGCCCCCTTTCCTCCCACCAGGCGCAGACCTATGCCGAGGTGATGCAGGGAGATGCAGAAATTATCTTCAACACCTCTTCCACGGGGGACGGTAAATCGCTTGCGGCGACACTCCCCATTTTGCTGAATCCTTCTCTGCGAGTCATCAGCCTTTACCCGACGATCGAACTGGTGGCGGATCAGGAGCGGCAGATCAAGGGCGATAGCAGCAAACAACTGCTGGGATACTGCGATCGATTCAATGTCGCACAGCAGGTTCGGATTGACAGCTTATATGGCGCAGAATTGGCTCGTCGCGTTGCAGCCGCCGCTAAGGGCAATCGATTTAAGGAATTACTGAAAGCAATCCGGCAACAATCCATCATTCTGACCAACCCCGATATCTTTCATTTGATGGCTCACTTCCGGTATCAAGATCCTGCCTATAGTCGGGCGGAGTTACCGATCACCTTAACTCGCCATCTCGATCTCTATATTGCAGATGAATTTCATATCTTTGGTGTTCATCAGGAAGCCGCTATCCTGAACTGTCTTCTGCTGATTCGGTACAACCGTTCCAAAAGAAGACGGATGAAGTTTTTATTTACATCCGCCACACCCAAACCATCCTTTATTCAAACGTTAAAAGCTGCTGGATTCAAAGTCTCGCAGGTTGCGGGAAATTATTTGAGTGAACCCGCACCCGGATTTCGGCAAATTGCTCAACCCGTTGAACTGGAATTTGCACTGCTAAACCCCGAAACTGATGCGCTAGCCTGGATCACAGAGCAACTAGAGCAGATTCAGGCTACCTTGAGCCAGGAAGGACGCGGACGAGGGTTAATCATCCTCAATTCCGTTGCGCTGGTCAGCCGGGTGGTAAGACTTCTACAAACCTTACTGCCGGAGAATCAAGTTCTGGTTCGGGAAATCAGCGGACGGATCGATCGCCAGGAACGGGAGAAAATCCAGGCAGAGTTAGCCAATGCCCCTCAATCGGTTTTGATTATTGCAACTTCAGCAGTGGATGTGGGAGTTGACTTTAAAATTCACCTGCTGATCTTTGAGGCAAGCGATTCAGCAACCTCAATTCAACGGCTGGGAAGATTGGGTCGTCATGCTGGATTTTCCTGTTACAAAGCGTTTGTCCTGATTCCGGCTCGGACTCCCTGGGTAATAGCACGACTCAAAGATCAGTTAAAAGATGGACAGGTGATTAGTCGAATTCGATCGCAGTTTGATGAACTGGATTTCCGCACCGTGATTGAGGAGGCATTCGACCCACCCAAAGAATTTGAGCAGTATCGCACCTGTTGGGGCGCACTTCAGGCACAGGGAATGTTAATCAATATGAGTCGTTCTCGCAGCGAAGCGGAAATTATGCAGCCGCTTCAGGAACTGCTCAAAGCTGACCTGAGACAGGTCTATGGGGAACAGCTTGATAAAAAGCGCAACCATTGGTTTGCCTTGAGCAATGATCCTACAGGGACGGGTAAAGCCGTTCAGCGCGAACTACTGCGATTTAGAGGGAGATCAGATTTGCAGGCTGCGGTCTGGGATGGTTCTCGCTTCTATCACTATGACCTGCTGAAGCTCTTACCTCATGTCGAAGTAGAGGTAATCGATCGCGATAGCTTCCTGAACGCTGCAATTCAGCACAATCACGCCGACACAGAATTTGACGATCGCTATATTCAGCTCTATCTCAAAGTCGTCCGCTGGGTCGATCAGCGATTCTCTATCAGCTTAGAATGCAATCGCAGCAGCGAAAAATTACACCCCTGCACTCTATCCCTGATCGATCGAATTAGTATCACCGGACATCCTCAAGTTGAAGTCAGCCACTGCATCAAAAAGCAAAAGCTGCTCGCGTTTCTGGTCGAAGTCGATCGCCATCATCAAAGCAGTCACTGGAATATTAGCAACCAGCTTCACCTAAGTCCTACATTTGGTCTTTATCGGCTGATTGATGGGGAAGGAACTGCCTATGCTTGTGCATTTAATCAGGATGCTTTACTGCTGGAGGCTTTAAAGTGGCGGATTAAACGCTGTGAAAAGTCCAAAGCTTTTATCTTTTAA
- the cas10d gene encoding type I-D CRISPR-associated protein Cas10d/Csc3, translating to MTTLLQTLLVETLPEDTDPILRSFIETILPGIEREFSLITALGGSEDVHYQALCRSGEPLEKARQIAFKFANKPDQSLLVHVLNALLTAWNLSQFLPPHLHLSEVEKRLLCLGMTLHDYDKVERGQIQELVLPKAHEIPKILEVCEQWGDRLNFQTFWTDWKDYLLDIAYLAQNTQFSRNSNPLVSIWEQASNREFHHDDRRLDSPLRHLLAFGDIAVHMNDPADIVTTTRGDRLRDHLDWLEIRQKLTYHRLRDCRGLLTNQIHNAVVHFAHDLNWEPILYFAQGTVYLAPENSSTPTLKDIQETVWHTIIHGDEERNQTGLTEYLSNGDIGFIRDGKGLRPAPLALEFFTPIELINLLPFITETKVANFKEPATPKRLKPEDKKDPVKQAEKRQKILVGLEEAAPNQLERSSIQKFLDSGGDIRADRIAEAIIFMQREFFSKNKDFPTRILNLLNLQDCVTPEQTQVQSGGTINGWYYAAAKYIARHPSLNLDEVSERITSLSKAIAEWAHQEKLLSSYTISARNDFFEYIANYLEILGWHQYTSSFQNEFNVYSLAKIKNKPICSLGGGEYVAEEQEISVVLFKPQQYSNKNALGGGRIKRGISKIWSLEMLLRQAYWKAPAGKLEEQQPIFLYVFPAYVYSPQTAKAIKLLMNELKRVNLWEVRKHWVEGSMASIALQTLIRRGEDEVDAGQYGDRYSNRDLPFMAMTYTTTRGKTLTDAWVEPAFLALALPRLLGVKAIATASPDPLYASDKEFFETVKLDGAAGFWNLLGLNSSLRLQELDAALQRLLTVYTLHLDNRSSPPDARWQALNGTVRDLATDVLNVFAIANEGFRRNKQDPGGKDVERIWKFAQIWAKGDNVMQDKLKITQRLVQEYRKFYQVSLSESSHAILLPLSKALEAILTTPEHLDSEEIILQGAGQLKDAIDRREAYHRPILMNKSIDYSTRQEQELTAIHAFMTTCVKELFEKQYKGDRALLQENRNRIKSGAEFAYRWLSLQEKQHNQSENLQPENS from the coding sequence ATGACTACACTCCTTCAAACTCTCCTGGTTGAAACTCTACCTGAAGATACTGATCCCATCTTGCGATCGTTCATTGAAACCATTTTGCCTGGGATTGAACGAGAGTTTTCCCTCATAACCGCTTTGGGTGGTTCGGAGGACGTTCATTACCAGGCGCTTTGTCGCTCAGGAGAACCGCTCGAAAAGGCACGTCAAATCGCCTTTAAGTTTGCGAATAAGCCAGACCAGAGCTTACTGGTTCATGTTCTAAACGCTCTGCTCACAGCATGGAATCTAAGCCAATTTCTACCGCCCCATCTTCATCTCTCAGAAGTCGAAAAACGTTTACTTTGTTTGGGAATGACGCTGCATGACTACGACAAGGTAGAACGGGGACAGATCCAGGAATTAGTCCTTCCTAAAGCGCATGAAATTCCGAAAATTCTAGAGGTATGTGAACAGTGGGGCGATCGCCTCAACTTTCAGACGTTCTGGACAGACTGGAAAGATTATCTGCTGGATATTGCTTATCTTGCTCAAAATACTCAGTTTAGCCGTAACAGTAATCCACTGGTTTCAATCTGGGAGCAGGCTAGCAATCGAGAATTTCACCATGACGATCGCCGTTTAGATAGCCCACTGCGTCACTTATTGGCGTTCGGGGATATTGCGGTTCACATGAATGATCCAGCAGATATTGTTACCACTACGAGGGGCGATCGGCTACGCGATCATTTAGATTGGCTGGAAATTCGCCAAAAGTTAACTTATCATCGCCTGCGAGATTGTCGAGGACTGCTGACGAATCAGATTCACAACGCAGTCGTTCATTTTGCCCATGATTTAAACTGGGAACCCATCCTGTACTTTGCTCAAGGTACGGTTTATCTTGCCCCTGAGAATTCAAGCACCCCAACACTAAAAGATATTCAAGAAACTGTATGGCACACCATTATTCATGGAGATGAAGAGAGGAATCAGACTGGACTTACAGAATACTTGAGTAATGGAGATATTGGATTCATTCGAGATGGCAAGGGACTTAGACCAGCACCTTTAGCACTTGAGTTTTTTACGCCCATTGAACTAATTAATTTGTTACCCTTTATTACAGAGACTAAAGTTGCAAACTTCAAAGAGCCTGCCACACCTAAGCGATTAAAGCCAGAGGACAAAAAAGATCCTGTAAAACAAGCAGAGAAACGTCAAAAAATTTTAGTAGGGCTGGAGGAAGCTGCACCAAATCAATTAGAACGAAGCTCGATACAGAAATTTTTAGATAGCGGAGGTGACATTCGTGCAGATCGGATTGCAGAAGCAATTATTTTTATGCAAAGGGAGTTCTTTAGCAAGAACAAGGACTTTCCTACTCGGATACTTAACCTCCTAAACTTGCAGGATTGTGTAACTCCTGAGCAAACCCAAGTTCAGTCCGGAGGTACAATCAACGGATGGTACTATGCCGCTGCAAAATATATTGCGAGACACCCAAGCTTAAACCTGGATGAGGTGTCAGAAAGGATTACGAGCCTTTCTAAGGCTATAGCAGAGTGGGCACATCAAGAAAAACTGCTCTCGTCGTACACAATTTCAGCACGCAATGATTTTTTTGAATACATTGCTAACTACCTAGAGATTTTAGGCTGGCATCAATATACATCAAGTTTTCAGAACGAATTTAATGTCTACTCACTTGCAAAAATCAAAAATAAGCCTATTTGCTCTCTTGGTGGCGGTGAGTACGTTGCAGAGGAACAAGAAATCTCCGTCGTTTTATTTAAGCCCCAGCAGTACAGCAATAAAAACGCACTGGGCGGGGGGCGAATTAAGCGCGGAATTTCAAAAATCTGGTCGCTGGAAATGCTGCTCCGGCAGGCATACTGGAAGGCTCCTGCGGGCAAGCTAGAAGAACAGCAGCCCATTTTCCTTTATGTGTTTCCTGCCTATGTCTATTCCCCCCAAACGGCTAAAGCAATCAAGCTACTGATGAATGAGTTGAAAAGAGTCAACCTTTGGGAAGTCCGAAAACACTGGGTAGAAGGCAGCATGGCATCGATCGCACTACAAACACTAATCCGGCGGGGAGAAGACGAAGTAGATGCAGGACAATATGGTGATCGCTATTCCAATCGAGATTTGCCGTTTATGGCGATGACCTACACCACAACCAGAGGCAAAACGCTCACCGATGCCTGGGTAGAGCCTGCTTTCCTGGCATTAGCCCTGCCCCGACTTCTGGGGGTAAAAGCGATCGCCACTGCCAGCCCTGACCCACTCTACGCCAGCGACAAAGAGTTTTTTGAGACGGTAAAGCTGGATGGCGCTGCGGGATTCTGGAATCTATTGGGGCTAAACTCATCTTTGCGATTGCAGGAATTAGACGCAGCTTTGCAGAGATTGCTGACGGTTTATACATTACATCTCGATAACCGCAGTTCTCCACCTGATGCTCGATGGCAGGCACTTAACGGAACTGTCCGCGATTTGGCTACAGATGTATTGAATGTATTTGCGATCGCTAATGAAGGATTTCGACGCAATAAACAAGATCCAGGAGGAAAAGATGTTGAACGAATCTGGAAGTTTGCCCAAATTTGGGCGAAGGGAGATAATGTGATGCAAGACAAACTAAAAATTACCCAGCGACTTGTGCAGGAATATCGCAAGTTTTATCAGGTGAGTCTATCAGAGTCCAGCCATGCAATTCTGCTGCCCCTGTCCAAAGCCCTGGAAGCAATTTTGACAACGCCTGAACATTTAGATTCAGAAGAAATTATTCTACAGGGAGCTGGTCAACTCAAAGACGCGATCGATCGTCGGGAGGCTTACCATCGTCCGATCTTGATGAATAAGTCAATCGACTACTCGACCCGTCAAGAGCAAGAGCTGACCGCCATTCATGCCTTTATGACAACTTGCGTGAAGGAATTGTTTGAGAAACAGTACAAAGGCGATCGAGCCTTACTTCAGGAGAATCGAAACCGGATTAAATCGGGGGCTGAGTTTGCCTACCGCTGGCTTTCACTGCAAGAAAAACAGCACAACCAATCTGAAAATTTACAGCCTGAGAACTCGTAG
- the cas7d gene encoding type I-D CRISPR-associated protein Cas7/Csc2, producing MSILETLKPEFHVAFPRLASGKYVHFLMVRHSQSFPVFQTDGVLNTVRTQSGLITPEFISRLVMFKRKQTSPERLLGRELLRSFNLINSEEDQQNFCRYGGGKSCGICPDCVIYGFAVGEAGGEQKGSERSKLYSDSAFSLNAYEESHRSFSFNALSESGTMMLDPEDRNWKQNKITRTSINDLDHILPEVIFPTVETLRDPTLEGFIYVMGNLLRTRRYGAQESRTGTMANHIIGIVCSDGEIFSNLHFTQALYDAMKTDLQAPIADVLTTASEVIEQLLQKEPVRKTQVMTGSQLQTLLEEVASIYQDETRLQSTLTALYQQTKSYAETYGAIAGKKGKKNS from the coding sequence ATGAGCATTCTAGAAACGCTGAAGCCTGAATTCCATGTTGCCTTTCCACGTCTGGCATCTGGAAAGTACGTTCACTTCCTGATGGTACGACACAGCCAATCATTCCCTGTGTTTCAAACTGATGGCGTACTTAACACTGTACGCACTCAATCGGGTTTGATTACTCCAGAATTCATTAGTCGCTTAGTTATGTTTAAACGTAAACAAACTAGTCCTGAACGTTTACTAGGTAGAGAACTTTTGCGTTCTTTCAATCTAATTAACTCTGAGGAGGATCAGCAAAATTTTTGCCGTTATGGAGGAGGAAAATCATGTGGTATTTGCCCAGATTGTGTTATTTATGGATTTGCAGTTGGGGAAGCTGGCGGAGAACAAAAAGGTTCTGAGCGCTCAAAGCTTTACTCTGATTCTGCATTTTCTCTCAATGCCTATGAGGAATCACATCGTAGTTTTAGTTTCAATGCGTTAAGTGAATCTGGAACTATGATGCTAGACCCAGAAGATCGCAACTGGAAACAGAATAAGATTACTCGTACCTCTATCAATGACTTAGATCATATCTTGCCGGAAGTAATTTTTCCAACCGTTGAAACACTGCGTGATCCAACCCTGGAAGGTTTCATCTACGTAATGGGCAACCTTTTGCGAACCCGCCGCTATGGAGCGCAGGAGTCTCGCACCGGAACAATGGCAAATCACATTATTGGAATCGTATGCAGCGATGGCGAAATTTTCAGCAATTTGCACTTCACGCAAGCCCTTTATGATGCCATGAAAACCGACCTGCAAGCTCCGATCGCCGATGTCCTCACAACCGCCAGCGAAGTCATTGAACAACTGCTGCAAAAAGAACCTGTTCGCAAAACTCAAGTCATGACAGGCTCTCAACTCCAAACGCTTTTAGAGGAGGTAGCTAGCATCTACCAGGATGAAACACGCTTGCAATCAACGCTCACTGCCCTCTATCAGCAAACTAAGAGCTATGCTGAAACCTATGGGGCGATCGCTGGCAAAAAAGGAAAGAAAAATAGCTAA
- a CDS encoding putative toxin-antitoxin system toxin component, PIN family yields the protein MKVVLDTNIWVSGLLWGGSPRQVITRAEQQQITIAASDRLLSELEATLNYPKLQPRLLKIGIPVEELMLGVRQLVELCSPASLPEVSSLRDPDDLIVIAAAVAVNAEVIITGDADLLVLHPWNGIAILTAAAFVEQFP from the coding sequence ATGAAAGTCGTTCTTGACACCAATATCTGGGTTTCAGGTTTGCTGTGGGGTGGTTCTCCTCGGCAAGTCATCACCAGGGCAGAGCAACAGCAGATTACGATTGCTGCGAGCGATCGTTTGCTATCAGAGCTAGAAGCGACGTTAAACTACCCCAAATTGCAACCGCGTCTTCTCAAGATTGGCATACCAGTTGAAGAATTGATGCTTGGAGTCAGGCAATTGGTCGAACTTTGCTCCCCTGCATCCTTGCCAGAAGTTTCCAGCCTCAGAGATCCTGATGATCTGATTGTTATTGCAGCGGCAGTTGCTGTAAATGCAGAAGTCATCATTACAGGAGATGCTGATCTTCTTGTCCTGCATCCCTGGAATGGGATTGCTATCCTAACTGCCGCAGCATTCGTCGAACAATTTCCCTAA
- the cas5d gene encoding type I-D CRISPR-associated protein Cas5/Csc1 produces MVLYYCTLTLHDNVFFATREMGILYETEKYLHNWAISFALFETEYIPRPYRLGGEMAQKPSYLDRHQEQNLLCLNDVGIYVFPAQPIVWAYQINTFKAAQVSYYGISKQFGEKDARRNYPVNYGRAKELAVGSQYRTFIVAPDSVELPSQKWIRLGKWAAKLQVQIQPIPESGIAQKSGEFLCQHPLNPLDLPNSTQLVLYNRIVMPPVSLVSQAKLNGDYWLVAKPSSEQHSPQWSNLTELPNPICLPRGAFYGARQSVVAS; encoded by the coding sequence ATGGTTCTCTACTATTGCACCCTTACCCTCCACGATAATGTCTTTTTTGCAACTCGTGAGATGGGTATTCTGTACGAAACAGAAAAATATCTGCATAACTGGGCAATAAGCTTTGCGCTATTTGAAACAGAGTACATTCCTCGCCCCTATCGACTTGGGGGAGAGATGGCTCAAAAGCCCAGCTATCTTGATCGTCATCAAGAACAAAATTTGCTTTGCCTCAACGATGTCGGAATCTATGTTTTTCCAGCACAGCCGATCGTCTGGGCTTACCAGATTAATACGTTTAAGGCAGCACAGGTTAGCTATTACGGCATCTCGAAACAATTTGGAGAAAAGGACGCAAGGCGTAACTACCCGGTCAACTATGGACGAGCAAAAGAGCTAGCTGTCGGGAGCCAATACAGAACCTTTATCGTTGCTCCAGACTCAGTTGAATTACCATCCCAGAAATGGATACGGTTGGGAAAATGGGCAGCCAAACTGCAAGTTCAAATTCAGCCCATCCCTGAAAGCGGAATTGCTCAAAAATCGGGTGAATTCCTCTGCCAGCATCCACTCAATCCACTGGATTTACCCAATTCAACCCAACTGGTGCTTTATAACCGGATTGTAATGCCCCCTGTTAGCCTAGTGAGTCAGGCAAAGCTAAACGGGGATTACTGGTTGGTCGCCAAGCCCAGTAGTGAGCAGCACTCACCTCAATGGAGCAATCTTACAGAACTCCCCAATCCCATCTGTTTACCCAGAGGAGCATTTTATGGAGCCAGACAATCAGTCGTTGCTTCCTAG
- the cas6 gene encoding CRISPR system precrRNA processing endoribonuclease RAMP protein Cas6: MEPDNQSLLPRSTALHSLVIRLAAADRGRLPATLGRAIHAQVMHWLSVKDSSLASQIHNSQESPISLSGLIGHRRKGNVQPDDRFYFRISLLDGGLIYPLLAGIEAGEAEPITLAGFPFVLCGIDSLPGTHAAAGSSDYTLLAKTPHISGDITLQFLSPTSFKQKQVTQPFPLPELVFGSLLRRWNTFAPLDLQFSAIEWQGFVSAYELKTYAFKLEGGAEIGAQGIVRYRFPNVEQARVATVLAHFAQFSGVGRKTAMGMGQAKLINS, encoded by the coding sequence ATGGAGCCAGACAATCAGTCGTTGCTTCCTAGATCAACCGCCCTTCATTCCCTAGTTATTCGTCTAGCCGCCGCTGATCGCGGCAGATTACCTGCGACACTGGGACGAGCAATTCATGCTCAGGTAATGCACTGGTTAAGCGTGAAAGACAGTTCTCTTGCCAGTCAAATTCACAATAGCCAGGAATCACCCATTAGTTTATCTGGATTGATCGGACATCGCCGTAAAGGAAATGTTCAGCCAGACGATCGATTTTACTTCCGAATTAGCCTACTGGATGGCGGTCTCATCTATCCCCTTTTAGCAGGCATTGAAGCCGGAGAAGCAGAACCCATTACCCTGGCAGGATTTCCCTTTGTACTGTGCGGAATCGATTCCTTGCCCGGTACTCATGCTGCTGCGGGATCATCTGACTACACGTTGCTTGCTAAAACGCCACACATTTCTGGAGATATTACGCTGCAATTTCTTTCTCCAACCAGCTTTAAACAAAAGCAAGTCACACAGCCCTTTCCCCTACCCGAACTCGTCTTTGGTAGTCTATTACGTCGCTGGAATACTTTTGCGCCGCTTGATCTTCAATTTTCCGCGATCGAATGGCAGGGATTCGTATCTGCTTACGAACTAAAAACCTATGCGTTCAAGCTTGAAGGGGGTGCTGAAATCGGAGCGCAGGGAATAGTCCGCTACCGATTCCCGAATGTGGAGCAAGCCAGAGTTGCAACGGTGCTAGCTCACTTTGCTCAATTCTCAGGAGTTGGACGAAAAACAGCAATGGGAATGGGTCAAGCAAAACTCATTAATTCCTGA
- the cas4 gene encoding CRISPR-associated protein Cas4, protein MNEAYLPLAYLNAWEYCPRRFYFEYVLGEMEDNEHIILGRHLHRNINEEAVIQEGDTRIHQQQWVWSDRLQVSGIIDAVEEREGQLIPIEYKKGKMAKHLSDHFQLCGAALCLEERTGQSIAQGEIFYHANRRRQKVIFTPQLRQMTEEAIASAQAADQKPMPPPIDHAKKCQACSLQGICLPFEVKHLRQQIQ, encoded by the coding sequence ATGAATGAAGCCTACTTGCCCCTGGCATATCTGAATGCCTGGGAATATTGCCCACGTCGATTTTATTTTGAGTATGTCCTGGGTGAAATGGAAGACAACGAGCATATTATCCTGGGTCGTCATTTGCATCGCAATATCAATGAAGAAGCCGTCATTCAGGAAGGAGATACCCGCATTCACCAGCAGCAGTGGGTTTGGAGCGATCGGCTGCAGGTTTCTGGCATTATCGATGCGGTTGAAGAGCGCGAAGGGCAGCTCATCCCGATTGAGTACAAAAAGGGAAAAATGGCAAAGCATCTCAGCGATCACTTTCAGCTTTGCGGTGCGGCGCTTTGCCTGGAGGAACGCACAGGGCAATCGATCGCTCAGGGTGAAATCTTCTATCATGCCAATCGCCGCAGGCAAAAAGTGATATTTACGCCCCAGCTCAGACAAATGACCGAAGAGGCGATCGCGTCTGCTCAGGCTGCGGATCAAAAGCCCATGCCTCCCCCGATCGATCACGCGAAGAAATGTCAGGCTTGCAGTCTGCAAGGCATTTGCCTGCCGTTTGAAGTCAAGCATCTCAGGCAGCAAATTCAGTAA